A region from the Portunus trituberculatus isolate SZX2019 unplaced genomic scaffold, ASM1759143v1 PGA_scaffold_395__13_contigs__length_335263, whole genome shotgun sequence genome encodes:
- the LOC123500533 gene encoding protein ALP1-like, translating to MRVEGFSKKWNFPNCIGAVDVLIRPPPDSGSFYYNYKGSNSIVLNAVSNADSNFIYVDVGTNGRVSDGGVWDTCSLNQHIEAGSTGMPDDEILPNSSKVLPYVIVADDAFPLKRHILKPFSHRNQNLEQRVFSYRLSIARRTVENVFGILANRFEVFHKAINLEPTKVVQIVLACTALHNYLRTAPVTPNVCSDANNENTEDIPGMPPLEYEQQTSTINDTIVRDLYMKYFNEEGAVIWQNRHT from the coding sequence ATGCGTGTAGAGGGGTTTTCCAAGAAATGGAACTTTCCTAATTGCATCGGAGCAGTTGACGTCCTGATAAGGCCACCACCTGATAGCGGCtccttctactacaactacaaaggAAGCAACAGCATCGTGTTAAATGCTGTCTCCAATGCAGACTCAAACTTCATATATGTCGACGTGGGCACTAATGGACGAGTGTCGGATGGTGGAGTTTGGGATACCTGTTCTCTCAACCAGCATATTGAAGCAGGATCTACGGGTATGCCAGATGATGAGATACTCCCTAACAGCTCAAAAGTATTACCATATGTGATCGTTGCTGATGATGCATTTCCTCTGAAGCGTCATATCCTGAAACCTTTCTCTCATCGAAATCAAAACCTTGAGCAACGTGTCTTTTCCTACCGACTGTCAATAGCTCGACGCACCGTAGAAAACGTATTTGGAATACTTGCTAACAGATTTGAAGTGTTTCATAAAGCCATTAACCTTGAACCAACAAAAGTAGTACAAATAGTACTTGCTTGCACTGCACTACATAATTACCTTCGCACAGCACCTGTCACCCCAAATGTGTGTTCGGATGCAAATAACGAAAACACTGAAGACATCCCTGGCATGCCACCGCTCGAGTATGAGCAACAAACCTCCACCATAAATGACACAATTGTACGCGATCTGTATATGAAATATTTCAATGAGGAAGGTGCTGTGATCTGGCAAAACAGACATACATGA